A stretch of Telopea speciosissima isolate NSW1024214 ecotype Mountain lineage chromosome 11, Tspe_v1, whole genome shotgun sequence DNA encodes these proteins:
- the LOC122646694 gene encoding MLP-like protein 423 isoform X1: MSSEEGVSTFEVEFEIKCSAEKFFDIYADHVTMLPQVLPHMFRSTTVVKGDGKSVGSVVDWEYFLEPPSFETARQTIEAIDEEKMVLTKRFYGGDLGKKFDLYRATLTAFKKDGKNYVKWCLDIKKTHGEIPEPHDYMDFIEKFTKEFDSSLATGNVSA, from the exons ATGTCTTCCGAAGAAGGGGTTTCTACATTTGAGGTGGAGTTTGAGATAAAGTGCTCAGCAGAGAAATTCTTCGACATTTACGCAGACCATGTAACCATGTTACCACAGGTTCTCCCTCACATGTTTAGAAGCACCACAGTTGTTAAAGGGGATGGCAAGAGTGTGGGTTCTGTAGTGGACTGGGAATATTTTTTAG AGCCACCTAGCTTTGAGACTGCAAGGCAAACGATTGAAGCaatagatgaagaaaaaatgGTACTCACCAAAAGATTCTACGGTGGTGATCTGGGGAAAAAGTTTGATCTTTACAGAGCCACACTGACGGCTTTTAAGAAAGATGGAAAGAACTATGTGAAGTGGTGTCTTGATATCAAGAAGACGCATGGAGAAATTCCTGAGCCACATGACTATATGGATTTTATTGAGAAGTTCACCAAAGAGTTCGACTCTAGCCTTGCCACTGGAAATGTTTCTGCATAG
- the LOC122646694 gene encoding MLP-like protein 423 isoform X2 — translation MSSEEGVSTFEVEFEIKCSAEKFFDIYADHVTMLPQVLPHMFRSTTVVKGDGKSVGSVVDWEYITEPPSFETARQTIEAIDEEKMVLTKRFYGGDLGKKFDLYRATLTAFKKDGKNYVKWCLDIKKTHGEIPEPHDYMDFIEKFTKEFDSSLATGNVSA, via the exons ATGTCTTCCGAAGAAGGGGTTTCTACATTTGAGGTGGAGTTTGAGATAAAGTGCTCAGCAGAGAAATTCTTCGACATTTACGCAGACCATGTAACCATGTTACCACAGGTTCTCCCTCACATGTTTAGAAGCACCACAGTTGTTAAAGGGGATGGCAAGAGTGTGGGTTCTGTAGTGGACTGGGAATAT ATCACAGAGCCACCTAGCTTTGAGACTGCAAGGCAAACGATTGAAGCaatagatgaagaaaaaatgGTACTCACCAAAAGATTCTACGGTGGTGATCTGGGGAAAAAGTTTGATCTTTACAGAGCCACACTGACGGCTTTTAAGAAAGATGGAAAGAACTATGTGAAGTGGTGTCTTGATATCAAGAAGACGCATGGAGAAATTCCTGAGCCACATGACTATATGGATTTTATTGAGAAGTTCACCAAAGAGTTCGACTCTAGCCTTGCCACTGGAAATGTTTCTGCATAG